The following proteins are encoded in a genomic region of Cryptococcus gattii WM276 chromosome I, complete sequence:
- a CDS encoding Glutamyl-tRNA(Gln) amidotransferase subunit A (Glu-ADT subunit A) (Similar to TIGR gene model, INSD accession AAW42762.1) has protein sequence MRATIRFNHAAAIRRTTVPRTSATAPTPYSWVDSAPTVKVDGPLSGMTIALKENISYSYAPTTCSSTILKDYKPPFDATCVSSLIAAGAQIVGMTKMDEFGMGSLTTHLPPYYSPVYNPASPSPEEPHRSAGGSSGGSAAAVAEGSCDAALGTDTGGSVRLPASYCGVVGLKPSYGLISRRGVVAYGDSLDCVGVLAREVDTVERVFNVLSHPDDNDMTCASAGPRSQALSILKAHLAILPTTAGPLSDCRIGVPSQASLPPPYINTPRSLLSHLQSLGATLHPVSLPSLPKALPAYYVLASAEASSNLGRYGGSWFAGQNEKALGKRPEENGIQRRIRVRSEGFGMEVKKRILAGTHALSADEFNNTYLKALYIRRCLKKDYQAIFRIPYPLSSSSAVLSPDGVDFIIHPTAICTAPTTNPTGKDSGQKEATYIQDLLNVPASLAGLPSMSVPAGRGPDGWPIGVAITGQWGMEDLVFRLGRTIEKWNKKQAL, from the exons ATGCGAGCAACCATACGTTTCAACCATGCCGCCGCCATACGCCGTACAACAGTTCCACGAACATCGGCAACAGCTCCAACACCTTACTCATGGGTGGACTCAGCTCCGACTGTCAAAGTGGACG GCCCCCTGTCAGGAATGACAATTGCACTCAAAGAAAATATATCTTATTCATATGCGCCTACCACATGCTCTTCTACAATATTAAAGGATTACAAGCCCCCATTTGATGCTACATGCGTTTCAAGCCTTATAGCGGCAGGGGCACAAATAGTTGggatgacgaagatggATGAGTTTGGTATGGG CTCTTTGACTACCCATTTACCCCCATATTATTCACCGGTGTATAACCCAGCATCCCCTTCACCTGAAGAGCCACATCGGTCAGCTGGCGGAAGCTCAGGCGGATCAGCAGCTGCTGTAGCAGAGGGCAGCTGCGATGC AGCTCTGGGGACAGACACTGGTGGTTCAGTGCGTTTACCGGCAAGTTATTGTGGTGTGGTCGGTCTTAAACCGTCCTATGGACTCATCAGTCG GAGAGGCGTGGTTGCGTACGGCGACTCTTTAGATTGCGTTGGAGTACTGGCGAGAGAAGTCGACACCGTTGAACGAGTATTCA ACGTTTTATCACATCCAGATGATAATGACATGACCTGTGCATCTGCTGGTCCACGCTCCCAGGCCCTTTCCATCCTGAAGGCCCACCTTGCTATTCTGCCCACCACAGCTGGCCCTCTATCCGATTGTCGCATAGGGGTCCCCAGCCAAGCTTCACTACCTCCACCATACATAAACACGCCTCGTTCTCTTCTCTCACACCTACAGTCACTCGGTGCAACCCTTCATCCAGTGTCATTACCATCTCTCCCTAAAGCTTTGCCTGCGTACTATGTCCTTGCAAGTGCCGAGGCGTCTAGCAATCTGGGAAGATATGGCGGAAGTTGGTTTGCAGGACAAAATGAGAAGGCACTAGGAAAGAGGCCGGAAGAGAATGGAATCCAGAGGAGGATCAGGGTCAGGAGTGAGGGGTTTGGAATGGAGGTAAAGAAGAGAATTTTGGCCGGAACGCATGCTTTGAGTGCAGA CGAATTTAACAACACGTACTTGAAAGCATTGTACATTCGTCGCTGCCTGAAAAAAGACTATCAAGCAATTTTCCGGATTCCCTACCCACTGTCTTCTTCGTCAGCCGTTCTTTCACCGGATGGTGTAGACTTCATTATTCATCCCACAGCAATCTGCACAGCACCCACAACCAATCCTACTGGAAAAGACAGTGGTCAAAAAGAGGCAACCTATATCCAAGATCTGCTCAACGTTCCCGCCTCACTTGCGGGCTTGCCCTCCATGTCTGTTCCGGCTGGTAGAGGTCCGGATGGGTGGCCAATAGGTGTCGCAATCACGGGACAGTGGGGTATGGAAGATTTGGTCTTCAGATTAGGGAGAACCATAGAAAAGTGGAACAAAAAACAGGCATTATAG
- a CDS encoding exosome non-catalytic core subunit RRP46 (Similar to TIGR gene model, XP_570419.1): MATAGPSRRPDGRTPAQLRPLHLSIGELDRADGSARFAFGSNAVLASCSGPIEVRLREELPDKATFEVNHRPLEGVGATPSRALVTTLETIFPPVLSLEKHPRSLVQLVVQSLMPSTCRAVYGSVIGTEGVGAEQNTWPATDNDEYAYVPESKRDAARISPAAGYTFTARAASINASTLALLSAGTISILALPVAVALVVTTEGSMMLDPEADEEKQAKARFGFGWAWGAIFGTASEGNSMEVAGQSEGGAELVWVESEGNFTRQEWSEALEMSKTATKAILEFIRIQLDAHLSSRQLS, from the exons ATGGCCACCGCAGGCCCCAGCAGACGCCCCGACGGCAGAACACCCGCCCAGCTTAGGCCTTTGCACTTGTCCATTGGTGAGCTCGATCGCGCAGACGGCTCAGCTCGCTTTGCTTTTG GGTCAAATGCCGTTCTCGCTAGCTGCTCCGGCCCTATAGAAGTCCGCCTCCGTGAGGAACTCCCAGACAAAGCGACCTTTGAGGTAAATCATCGCCCGCTGGAGGGCGTCGGCGCAACTCCTTCCCGAGCGCTTGTCACAACTCTTGAAACTATTTTCCCTCCTGTCTTGTCATTAGAAAAGCACCCAAGATCCCTCGTTCAGCTTGTAGTGCAGAGTTTAATGCCATCTACATGTCGGGCTGTATACGGATCTGTTATTGGGACGGAAGGAGTGGGAGCAGAGCAAAATACATGGCCAGCGACGGATAATGACGAGTACGCCTATGTCCCAGAGAGTAAAAGAGACGCGGCTAGGATATCTCCTGCAGCGGGATATACTTTTACTGCTCGAGCGGCCTCTATCAACGCTTCTACATTAGCACTCCTCTCTGCGGGCACGATATCGATCTTAGCACTCCCCGTCGCTGTGGCGCTCGTGGTGACCACCGAAGGAAGTATGATGTTGGACCCAGAGGCCGATGAGGAGAAGCAGGCGAAGGCCAGATTCGGGTTCGGCTGGGCTTGGGGCGCGATATTTGGAACAGCCAGTGAAGGGAACAGTATGGAAGTTGCTGGGCAGAGCGAGGGAGGTGCAGAACTTGTTTGGGTCGAAAGTGAGGGTAACTTCACAAGACAGGAA TGGTCGGAAGCGCTGGAAATGTCCAAAACAGCCACAAAAGCAATCCTTGAATTTATTCGAATCCAACTTGACGCTCATCTTAGTTCACGTCAACTCTCATAG
- a CDS encoding uncharacterized protein (Similar to TIGR gene model, INSD accession AAW43172.1) → MDPISGPPTQRSSRPVHALPEELGKPLEDSLDHIVSNSKAVRGARKDQLAPSQLRADAVHSHGPEAKHWIASFFSSEETLDHLFAMEHMGNYVIDRMTGKKFFETMPIYVRIGMHLLFVSGNSYMSYSSVEKLLREESIKQGQTYDQTGPDVEEHIKSFIKTYGLPLDELLVKDLSQYPTFNSFFSRRLLPTARPITSVGDPTIIVSAADCRLTVYQTVDQAKEFWIKGQQFTLPNLLIGNDVADTRFKAIQEDNAAALAIHRLAPQDYHRFHSPVEGVIGAIKDIDGELYTVNPQAVNENLNVFTMNKRSIMLIHANLGSGRESVPIAFVAIGAMLVGSIGWSKKPGDKVCKGEELGWFQYGGSTTITVFPKSAGVEFDSDLVENSKKQMETLVRVGMEIGKCSAAVK, encoded by the exons ATGGACCCCATATCAGGCCCTCCAACTCAGAGATCTTCTCGTCCTGTCCatgctcttcctgaagAGCTGGGTAAACCACTCGAGGACTCGCTCGATCATATCGTATCCAACTCGAAAGCCGTCAGGGGCGCTCGAAAAGATCAACTTGCTC CCAGCCAGCTGAGAGCGGACGCCGTTCATTCCCATGGCCCCGAGGCTAAACATTGGATAGcaagcttcttctcctccgAGGAAACTCTAGATCAT CTGTTTGCCATGGAACACATGG GTAATTATGTGATTGATCGTATGACTGGGAAGAAATTCTTTGAAACAATGCCAATCT ATGTTCGCATTGGTATGCATCTCCTGTTTGTTTCAGGT AACAGCTACATGTCATATTCATCTGTAGAAAAGCTTTTGCGAGAAGAGTCAATCAAAC AGGGCCAGACGTATGATCAGACTGGACCTGACGTGGAAGAACATATAAAATCATTCATTAAAACGTATGGCCTACCTCTTGACGAGCTCTTGGTAAAAGATTTGAGCCAGTACCCA ACCTTCAATTCGTTCTTTTCCCGTCGTTTGCTCCCCACCGCGCGACCGATCACCTCGGTAGGAGACCCAACCATCATTGTCTCAGCTGCAGACTGTCGGTTGACAGTGTACCAGACAGTCGACCAAGCTAAGGAGTTCTG GATTAAGGGGCAGCAATTCACGCTTCCAAACCTCTTGATTGGGAATGACGTCGCAGATACGAGATTCAAAGCAATACAGGAGGATAATGCAGCCGCTCTTGCAATCCACAGGCTCGCCCCACAAGACTACCATAGGTTCCATTCACCCGTGGAAGGTGTAATTGGTGCTATCAAAGATATCGATG GAGAACTGTACA CTGTGAACCCTCAAGCTGTCAATGAAA ATCTCAATGTCTTCACCATGAACAAGCGTTCTATCATGCTTATCCATGCCAACCTTGGATCCGGTCGAGAAAGTGTTCCCATTGCGTTTGTCGCTATAGGCG CAATGCTTGTTGGCTCCATCGGATGGTCAAAAAAACCAGGTGATAAGGTTTGCAAAGGCGAAGAGCTGGGCTGGTTTCAATATGGCGGGTCCACCACCATCACAGTCTTTCCTAAATCGGCGGGAGTAGAATTTGATAGCGATCTGGTTGAAAACAGCAAGAAACAGATGGAGACCCTAGTAAGGGTTGGAATGGAAATCGGGAAATGTAGCGCCGCAGTTAAATAG
- a CDS encoding uncharacterized protein (Similar to TIGR gene model, INSD accession AAW42766.1), translated as MAQGAGKSIKAKGKSGGSQRKNAGKTKPGKREVAPKDRQRVLERSQKKQLSSKINNSIEKQMVQAASVGKLSIMRNVGELENGEGKDGKAKGKGKSK; from the exons ATGGCCCAAGGAGCAGGAAAATCGATCAAAGCGAAGGGGAAGTCAGGTGGATCCCAGAGGAAGAATGCCGGAAAGACCAAACCCGGGAAGCGTGAGGTAGCGCCGAAGGATAGGCAAAGGGTACTGGAGAGGTCCCAGAAAAAG CAACTTTCAAGCAAAATCAACAATTCTATTGAGAAGCAGATGGTACAAGCTGCCTCTGTGGGTAAGCTCTCTATCATGCGCAATGTTGGAGAACTCGAGAA CGGTGAGGGCAAGGATGGTAAAGCTAAGGGTAAGGGCAAGAGCAAATAG
- a CDS encoding CAAX prenyl protease 1 (A-factor converting enzyme), putative (Similar to TIGR gene model, INSD accession AAW42768.1): MTRSPVALLDGVISQLAHLADNRAIDYRFIVTLSTWLQTAFEVYILRRQLPCYDRPAPPPALKAHLDGDTFRKAQTYSRDKTRFQLLQLVFNQLLAWIMIKSGAYSRLWDVAGRFTSLLGLGPNWIIVRSLAWITIITLSTAVPGLPMSYYQTFVLEEKHGFNKSTRALWVADTLKTYFLVALLGLPVLAGFLKIIELSGKSFVPWLMLFLVCVQLTLQVIYPTFIQPLFNKLDPLPEGELRTKVEALANQLGFPLKHLYVIDGSKRSSHSNAYFYGLPWSKHIVIYDTLIKDSTTDEVVAVLGHELGHWYYSHPTKLLFGTQIHLFLTLLVFSVFINNQSLYAAFGFSPELAIAAPQPFCIGFVLFQLVWEPTDAFVKFLMHAQTRKYEYQADEFAVNLGKKPDLASALIKLHVTNLSSPHSDWLYSMYHHSHPTLPERLSAMERFESNKGKVEGKKDL, from the exons ATGACTCGCTCTCCTGTTGCCCTTCTGGACGGAGTCATATCTCAACTCGCCCACCTAGCAGATAATCGTGCGATCGATTATCGGTTTATTGTTACTCTTTCCACTTGGCTACAGACGGCATTTGAGGTGTATATTCT GCGTCGTCAGCTTCCGTGTTATGACAGAccagctcctcctccgGCCCTTAAGGCTCACCTTGATGGCGATACATTTCGGAAAGCTCAAACCTATAGTCGGGATAAAACGAGATTTCAACTCCTTCAACTCGTGTTTAATCAACTCCTCGCATGGATTATGATCAAATCAGGAGCATATTCCAGATTGTGGGACGTGGCAGGCAGATTCACCAGTCTACTGGGTCTCGGTCCCAACTGGATT ATTGTGCGGTCTCTGGCCTGGATTACAATCATCACCCTCTCTACCGCTGTCCCCGGCCTCCCTATGTCGTATTACCAGACCTTTGTGCTCGAGGAAAAGCATGGTTTCAACAAATCAACGAGGGCACTTTGGGTGGCTGATACCTTGAAAACTTATTTTCTGGTTGCCCTCTTAGGTCTCCCTGTCTTGGCTGGATTCCTCAAAATTATCGAGCTCTCTGGAAAGAGTTTTGTGCCCTGGTTGATGTTGTTCCT GGTCTGTGTGCAGTTGACCCTCCAAGTCATTTACCCCACATTTA TCCAACCGTTGTTCAACAAGCTAGATCCTCTTCCTGAGGGTGAGCTTCGTACCAAGGTTGAAGCCCTCGCGAACCAACTGGGATTCCCTCTGAAACATTTATATGTTATTGACGGCAGCAAGCGGAGCTCACATTCCAATGC TTACTTTTACGGTCTTCCGTGGTCCAAACACATCGTTATTTATGATACACTGATCAAGGACAGCACTACGGATGAGGTCGTCGCCGTGCTCG GCCACGAACTCGGTCACTGGTATTACT CTCATCCCACCAAACTTCTCTTTGGTACTCAAatccacctcttcctcacTCTTCTCGTCTTCTCCGTGTTCATCAACAATCAGTCTCTGTATGCCGCCTTTGGTTTCAGCCCCGAGTTGGCCATTGCTGCCCCTCAGCCATTCTGCATTGGTTTTGTCCTTTTCCAGCTCGTTTGGGAACCTACCGACGCATTTGTCAAGTTTTTGATGCATGCTCAGACCAGGAAGTATGAGTATCAGGCTG ACGAGTTCGCGGTCAACCTTGGCAAAAAGCCGGACCTTGCCTCAGCGTTGATCAAGCTACATGTCACCAATTTGTCTTCCCCCCACAGCGACTGGCTGTACTCCATGTATCACCACTCTCATCCAACACTCCCTGAGAGGCTCTCTGCGATGGAAAGATTTGAGAGTAATAAGGGAAAGGTGGAGGGAAAAAAGGACCTCTAA